The nucleotide sequence AATTTTCTTAAGACCAAGGATACGTACAGCATCCTTTTGATCTTGCGTGCATTTGATAGTTGATCTTTTCAATGTTACTACGAATGTCTTAGCCATTTTT is from Bdellovibrio bacteriovorus str. Tiberius and encodes:
- the rpmD gene encoding 50S ribosomal protein L30 — translated: MAKTFVVTLKRSTIKCTQDQKDAVRILGLKKIRQTVEVKDSAAARGNIMKVQHLLDVEVKG